A window of Mesoplasma chauliocola contains these coding sequences:
- the thrS gene encoding threonine--tRNA ligase — MKIKLLDGSIKEFDQAMNIKSIAEAIAISLKKATIAAKVNGRYVSVDHVIEKDSTLELITSRHDDFYKVVNYTAAFVTGVAISELYKDVKLAKVLYKEDELEYGITFEVSPRIGLEELQAIQNKVNQIIKNDSILVKNVDLKEAEEIFATSEYQKYLAKEMFETYGSVSIYTLNNTSIVSKHPIALNLKAIKIIEVQQLTGEYWLNDSENIMLQKVHGMAADSIDALNNKKEILEDRRSRDHRIINKTLKIFGFDHLVGPGLPLWMPNGTIVKEEIKKYLKEKEWEYDFINVTTPVIGTVELYKKSGHWDHYGEDMFQPFNGGSGSDEQFILRPMNCPHHVAVYKQEQRSYRDLPLRIAEHALQHRYESSGSLTGLERVRAMELTDSHIFVRPDQVEEEFKSIYKMINEVLQTFNIQIDYLSLSLRDPEDKVKYYQDDKMWDEAEAALEKVLQDLNIDYKKCIGEAAFYGPKLDIQIKTAQNHEITVSTIQLDFLLPKKFDVTYIDQNQEFKTPIMIHRGLIGTYERFIATLLEQTKGVLPLWLAPNQIQIIPVGSQENNEYANEIRKLFKKDFIRTHVDLRDERLSYKIRDAQTSKIPYQLVIGDQERKDKSVTYRKYGSEEQITIKLQEFKNMILDIICNKK, encoded by the coding sequence ATGAAAATAAAATTATTAGATGGGTCAATTAAAGAATTTGATCAAGCAATGAATATTAAATCAATTGCAGAAGCAATAGCAATAAGTTTAAAAAAAGCCACAATTGCAGCAAAAGTAAATGGTAGATATGTTTCTGTAGACCATGTAATTGAAAAGGATTCAACTTTAGAACTAATAACAAGTAGACATGATGATTTTTATAAGGTTGTAAATTATACTGCTGCCTTTGTTACAGGTGTTGCTATTTCAGAATTGTATAAAGATGTTAAATTGGCAAAAGTGCTTTATAAAGAAGATGAATTAGAATATGGAATCACTTTTGAAGTTTCACCAAGAATTGGCTTAGAAGAATTACAAGCTATTCAAAATAAAGTAAATCAAATAATTAAGAATGATTCAATTTTAGTAAAAAATGTTGACTTAAAAGAAGCTGAAGAAATATTTGCAACTTCAGAATATCAAAAATATTTAGCTAAGGAAATGTTTGAAACTTATGGTAGTGTATCTATTTACACTTTAAATAATACTTCAATAGTTTCAAAACACCCGATTGCTTTAAATTTAAAAGCAATCAAAATAATTGAAGTTCAGCAATTAACAGGTGAATATTGATTAAATGATTCAGAAAATATTATGTTGCAAAAAGTTCACGGAATGGCTGCTGATAGTATTGATGCATTAAACAATAAAAAAGAAATTTTAGAGGACAGAAGAAGTAGAGATCATAGAATAATTAATAAAACATTAAAAATATTTGGCTTTGACCATTTAGTTGGACCAGGATTACCGTTATGAATGCCAAATGGAACAATTGTTAAAGAAGAGATAAAAAAATATCTTAAAGAAAAAGAATGAGAATATGATTTTATTAACGTTACAACACCAGTTATTGGTACAGTAGAACTATATAAAAAATCAGGGCACTGAGATCACTATGGTGAAGATATGTTCCAACCTTTTAATGGTGGTAGTGGGAGTGATGAGCAATTTATTTTAAGACCTATGAATTGTCCTCATCATGTGGCTGTTTATAAACAAGAACAAAGAAGTTATAGAGACTTGCCTTTAAGAATTGCTGAACATGCTTTACAACACAGATATGAATCAAGTGGTAGTTTAACTGGTTTAGAGCGTGTAAGAGCAATGGAATTAACAGATAGTCATATATTTGTTAGACCAGATCAAGTTGAAGAAGAATTTAAATCAATTTATAAAATGATTAATGAGGTTCTTCAAACTTTCAATATTCAAATTGATTATTTAAGTTTAAGTTTAAGAGACCCTGAAGACAAAGTTAAATATTATCAAGATGACAAAATGTGAGATGAAGCTGAAGCAGCGCTTGAAAAGGTTTTACAAGATTTAAATATTGATTATAAAAAATGTATTGGAGAAGCTGCATTTTATGGGCCTAAGTTAGATATTCAAATTAAAACTGCTCAAAATCATGAAATTACTGTTTCAACAATTCAACTAGACTTTTTATTACCGAAAAAATTTGATGTAACTTACATTGACCAAAATCAAGAATTTAAAACCCCAATAATGATTCATAGAGGGTTGATTGGAACTTATGAAAGATTCATAGCAACATTATTAGAGCAAACAAAAGGTGTTTTACCTTTATGATTAGCACCAAACCAAATTCAAATTATCCCAGTTGGAAGTCAAGAGAATAATGAATATGCAAATGAAATAAGAAAACTATTTAAAAAAGACTTTATTAGAACACATGTTGATTTAAGAGATGAAAGATTAAGTTATAAAATACGTGATGCTCAAACAAGTAAAATCCCATATCAGTTAGTTATTGGTGATCAAGAAAGAAAAGATAAATCAGTAACATACCGTAAATATGGAAGTGAAGAACAAATAACTATTAAATTACAAGAATTTAAAAATATGATACTAGATATTATTTGTAATAAAAAATAG
- the trxA gene encoding thioredoxin, translating to MAEMIKVTTKEEFNKIISEGKTFVDFNATWCGPCKMQMPLVHMLAQKTQGVKFVDLDVDLVPEVAKEYQVMSIPTLMLFEEGKETKKNVGFMDPTKLDNFIK from the coding sequence ATGGCAGAAATGATAAAAGTAACAACAAAGGAAGAATTTAATAAAATTATTAGCGAAGGAAAAACATTTGTAGATTTCAATGCTACATGATGTGGACCATGTAAAATGCAAATGCCTTTAGTACACATGCTTGCACAAAAAACTCAAGGAGTTAAGTTTGTAGATTTAGATGTTGATTTAGTTCCTGAAGTTGCTAAAGAATACCAAGTAATGTCTATTCCAACTTTAATGTTATTTGAAGAAGGTAAAGAAACTAAAAAGAATGTAGGATTTATGGATCCAACAAAATTAGATAATTTCATTAAATAG
- a CDS encoding DeoR/GlpR family DNA-binding transcription regulator, with the protein MIKKQRQNNILNYLKGKKIVSIETLSNELLIPLTTLRRDLQDLETEEKIIKLHGGVEYKEPSFIYEDFFEKKIKDNVKEKEEIAKKAIKFINKNDSIFIDSGSNGYFIAKNLKAELNLQIVTNSIYNVLELIKKGHQNVYLLGGKFTNVTGAILGFEAIEALKNYNFDKAFLGINAVDEEGNIYTTSPEHAQIKVEVIKNSRESFGLADSSKFYRKSFYKFADKELIKII; encoded by the coding sequence ATGATTAAGAAACAAAGACAAAATAACATTTTAAATTATTTAAAAGGAAAGAAAATAGTTTCAATAGAAACCCTTTCAAATGAATTGTTAATTCCTTTAACAACTTTAAGAAGAGATCTTCAGGATTTAGAAACTGAAGAAAAGATTATTAAGTTGCATGGAGGAGTTGAATATAAAGAGCCATCATTTATCTACGAAGACTTTTTTGAAAAGAAAATTAAAGATAATGTTAAAGAAAAAGAAGAAATCGCTAAAAAAGCAATTAAGTTTATAAATAAAAATGATTCGATTTTTATTGACTCAGGTTCAAATGGTTACTTTATAGCTAAAAATTTAAAAGCTGAGTTAAATTTGCAAATAGTTACAAATTCAATTTACAATGTCTTAGAGCTTATTAAAAAGGGCCACCAAAATGTTTACTTATTAGGTGGTAAATTTACAAATGTAACTGGAGCTATATTAGGCTTTGAAGCTATTGAAGCTTTAAAAAATTACAATTTTGATAAGGCATTTTTAGGTATAAACGCAGTTGATGAAGAAGGAAATATTTATACAACTAGTCCAGAACATGCACAAATAAAAGTAGAAGTAATTAAAAATTCAAGAGAAAGCTTTGGATTAGCTGACTCAAGTAAATTTTATAGAAAATCATTCTATAAATTTGCAGACAAAGAATTAATTAAAATAATATAA
- the pfkB gene encoding 1-phosphofructokinase, producing the protein MIYTVTLNPALDHIIETNGFKIGETNYYNNEYMVIGGKGINVSIVLNNLKAEVLSTGILGSNNKAPFLEKFEENNLKNIFFINKGLTRTNLKIKNLAKAEETELNGLGSSVSEKIINELKDFLRVNLKPEDILVAAGSIPSGLQDNIYEEIGNIANEKNALFILDTSKKSMINGIKAKPYLIKPNIEEICEILNLPFKEYSFNEICEMVKNLKQMGAQNVLLSRGSKGSYFFTSTDEIYQVGIAKGELVNSVGSGDSMIAGFTYGIYKKLTIEECLRFGAAAGGATAFTEWLGLKEDILNLKEQVSVIKIK; encoded by the coding sequence ATGATTTATACAGTAACGTTAAATCCTGCACTTGATCATATTATTGAAACTAATGGATTTAAAATTGGCGAAACTAATTACTACAATAATGAATATATGGTTATTGGTGGTAAAGGAATCAATGTTTCAATAGTTTTAAACAATTTAAAGGCAGAAGTTTTATCAACTGGTATTTTAGGTTCAAATAATAAAGCACCTTTTTTAGAAAAATTTGAAGAAAATAATCTAAAGAACATTTTTTTTATTAATAAAGGTTTGACAAGAACAAATTTGAAAATAAAAAATCTTGCTAAGGCAGAAGAAACTGAATTAAATGGTTTGGGCTCAAGTGTTAGTGAAAAAATAATAAATGAATTAAAAGATTTCTTAAGAGTTAATTTAAAACCTGAAGATATTTTGGTAGCAGCTGGAAGTATTCCAAGCGGATTACAAGATAATATTTATGAAGAAATCGGAAATATAGCAAATGAAAAGAATGCATTATTCATTTTGGATACTTCTAAAAAAAGTATGATAAATGGAATTAAGGCTAAACCATATTTAATAAAACCCAATATTGAAGAAATTTGTGAAATATTAAATTTACCGTTTAAAGAATATTCATTTAATGAAATTTGTGAAATGGTAAAAAATCTAAAGCAAATGGGTGCGCAAAATGTTTTATTAAGTAGAGGAAGTAAAGGAAGTTATTTCTTTACAAGTACTGACGAAATATATCAAGTAGGAATTGCTAAGGGAGAATTAGTAAATTCAGTAGGATCTGGTGATAGTATGATTGCAGGTTTTACATATGGAATTTATAAAAAATTAACCATAGAAGAATGTTTAAGATTTGGGGCTGCTGCTGGTGGGGCAACAGCATTTACAGAATGACTAGGTTTAAAAGAAGATATCTTAAACCTTAAAGAACAAGTATCTGTTATAAAAATAAAATAG
- a CDS encoding PTS fructose transporter subunit IIABC has product MELKDLFKSKVSVFQADLKSKQEVINFLVEKLSNEKMIANKKDFKDAILKRESEASTGMGDGIGIPHAINDTVKEPCIAFVSLKSPIDWESFDNKPVDLIFMIATNDEKGEAHLGALADLSKFLMKSEFQEALRKAKSFKALQVAFNNKSEAKRVEAKEGKYDVIGITACPTGIAHTYLAEEKLIEYATELGLSVKIETQGRRGTENKLSQEDVDNAKVIILAHDKNIQGMGRFSGKQIIDTTTKDAIFNGKELIQDFGKNEKTITAKNVSSKDDEAGDDFSLKKFAQVKGNLLAGVSRMLPFVVAGGIILGIGFLIDFAMGNGNPPVMPAEWYTGWLANVWPTHVLNETGNTLTPEQIMSIGSTDWVNAWMGDFGTHSLTAGWFTAIGKTGMMLMVPILAGYISYTIVGPQGLMPGFIAGVFADGLGGVAYGTPGSWSGLWTRLIPVDIPMQSGFIGGMVGAYVAALIVFGLTVAFKKFKKSFHGIRDIVLIPLLSLLGISLAMFALNIPLGYTMYGLQQFLKLLAEHNLLILLGAILGFMMCVDMGGPINKIAYVTGVLSVSGGLGSDPLITLTMAAAMAGGMVPPLGIALCTLIFRKAWTQKEKDSAKANWLMGAFFISEGAIPFMVTDPKRISLSAMAGGTITGLMVGAFKITLGAPHGGIAVFPLLKSGLVDLQSGTAIGLGVGLYILSIVVGTVVMATILGFWKSYDIKKGKLVIVN; this is encoded by the coding sequence ATGGAATTAAAAGATTTATTTAAATCTAAAGTTTCAGTCTTTCAGGCAGATTTAAAATCAAAACAAGAAGTTATAAATTTCTTAGTTGAAAAACTATCAAATGAAAAAATGATAGCTAATAAAAAAGACTTTAAAGATGCAATTTTAAAAAGAGAAAGCGAGGCTTCAACAGGAATGGGTGATGGAATTGGAATTCCTCATGCTATAAATGATACTGTTAAAGAACCTTGTATTGCTTTTGTAAGTTTAAAATCACCGATTGACTGAGAAAGTTTTGATAACAAACCAGTAGATTTAATTTTTATGATTGCAACTAATGATGAAAAAGGTGAAGCTCACTTAGGTGCTTTAGCAGATTTATCAAAATTCTTAATGAAATCTGAATTTCAAGAAGCATTAAGAAAAGCAAAAAGCTTCAAAGCTTTACAAGTTGCTTTTAATAACAAAAGTGAAGCAAAAAGAGTAGAAGCTAAAGAAGGTAAATATGATGTTATTGGTATAACAGCATGTCCAACAGGAATAGCACATACTTATTTAGCAGAAGAAAAATTAATTGAATATGCTACAGAGTTAGGTTTAAGTGTAAAAATTGAAACTCAAGGACGTAGAGGAACAGAAAATAAGTTATCTCAAGAAGATGTTGATAATGCAAAAGTTATTATTTTAGCTCATGATAAAAACATTCAAGGAATGGGACGATTTAGTGGTAAACAAATTATTGATACAACAACTAAGGATGCTATTTTTAATGGAAAAGAATTAATTCAAGACTTCGGAAAAAATGAAAAAACTATTACTGCTAAAAACGTTAGTTCAAAAGATGATGAAGCAGGAGATGATTTTTCACTAAAGAAATTTGCTCAAGTTAAAGGTAATTTACTTGCTGGAGTTTCAAGAATGCTTCCATTCGTTGTTGCGGGAGGAATCATCTTAGGAATAGGATTCCTGATTGACTTTGCGATGGGTAATGGTAATCCACCAGTTATGCCAGCTGAATGATATACAGGATGATTAGCAAATGTTTGACCTACACATGTTCTAAATGAGACCGGAAATACCTTAACACCAGAACAAATTATGAGTATAGGTAGTACAGATTGAGTTAATGCCTGGATGGGAGACTTTGGTACGCATAGTTTAACTGCAGGTTGATTTACAGCAATTGGTAAAACAGGAATGATGTTAATGGTTCCTATTCTTGCAGGTTATATTTCTTATACTATTGTTGGTCCTCAAGGATTAATGCCAGGGTTTATAGCCGGAGTATTTGCTGATGGACTAGGGGGGGTTGCTTATGGGACACCTGGTAGTTGATCAGGATTATGAACTAGACTAATTCCTGTTGATATTCCAATGCAATCAGGATTTATTGGTGGTATGGTTGGAGCATATGTTGCTGCATTAATTGTATTTGGTTTAACAGTAGCATTTAAAAAATTCAAAAAATCATTTCATGGTATTAGAGATATAGTTTTAATCCCGTTATTATCACTTTTAGGAATTTCTTTAGCAATGTTTGCGTTAAATATTCCTTTAGGTTATACAATGTATGGATTACAACAATTCTTAAAATTATTAGCTGAACATAATTTACTAATTTTATTAGGGGCAATTTTAGGATTTATGATGTGTGTTGATATGGGTGGACCTATTAACAAAATTGCATACGTAACTGGTGTACTTTCAGTTTCAGGTGGATTAGGTAGTGACCCTCTAATCACACTTACAATGGCAGCAGCTATGGCTGGTGGAATGGTTCCACCATTAGGTATTGCCTTATGTACATTAATTTTTAGAAAAGCTTGAACTCAAAAAGAAAAAGATTCGGCAAAGGCTAACTGATTAATGGGAGCATTCTTTATTTCAGAAGGTGCGATTCCGTTTATGGTTACTGATCCAAAAAGAATTTCGCTATCAGCGATGGCTGGTGGAACAATTACTGGATTAATGGTTGGAGCATTTAAAATAACTTTAGGTGCTCCTCATGGAGGGATAGCAGTATTCCCTCTTCTAAAATCTGGATTAGTTGATTTACAATCAGGTACAGCGATTGGTTTAGGTGTAGGATTATACATTTTATCAATAGTTGTAGGTACAGTTGTAATGGCAACAATATTAGGATTCTGAAAATCATATGACATTAAAAAAGGAAAATTAGTTATAGTTAATTAA
- a CDS encoding ATP-binding cassette domain-containing protein yields MNQKTPIVELNNVSKIYNKNVWALKKVDLKLYRGECVSLLGSNGSGKTTLLRIIGNNLKNTTGTINYNFDEENILKAIGLQKREQAWPNGFKVKDINDLWIKIYDMTDLEWVNKLKHVFGVNEIEEKYLSKLSIVRLQVYAIFLSFISKPELVLIDELSSDIDFKYEEKITNFFKEYLADGNTLVLNHPSYYFLENLTDRVIYLNDGEIFEDLSIKEVKKEYKSVMDYTKSIFKEEIVAEKKLKNKSKFFSTMNTKTETYSNSLQIIIEDLENQQNHNEKVLNRLKEVYFAILDLKTSIDNLSISYINKTSIRIISKKIKMTIKLINSLTINYKYKKYHKTLSSIEKFLNKELKRTFANDKVIVNGDVLSITMSESEKKQLEKLKEKYIREEQKIIRRKILKQQFKKQNKINKSLETKSQKEVENNEI; encoded by the coding sequence ATGAATCAAAAAACACCAATAGTTGAGTTGAATAATGTTTCAAAAATTTATAATAAAAATGTTTGGGCATTAAAAAAAGTTGATCTAAAACTGTATCGTGGAGAATGCGTTTCTTTACTTGGATCAAATGGTAGTGGTAAAACAACTCTATTGAGAATAATAGGAAATAACTTAAAAAACACAACAGGTACAATCAACTATAATTTTGATGAGGAAAACATTTTGAAAGCAATTGGTTTGCAAAAGAGAGAACAAGCATGACCAAATGGTTTTAAAGTTAAAGATATAAATGATTTATGAATTAAAATTTATGATATGACAGATTTAGAATGAGTAAACAAGTTAAAACATGTTTTTGGAGTAAATGAAATCGAAGAAAAGTATTTATCAAAATTATCAATTGTAAGATTGCAAGTTTATGCAATATTTTTATCATTTATTTCAAAGCCTGAATTGGTTCTAATAGATGAATTATCATCAGATATAGATTTTAAATATGAAGAAAAGATAACTAATTTTTTTAAAGAATATTTAGCAGACGGAAATACACTAGTTTTAAATCATCCAAGTTATTATTTTTTAGAAAATTTAACAGATAGAGTTATTTACTTGAATGATGGAGAAATATTTGAAGATTTATCAATCAAGGAAGTTAAAAAAGAGTATAAATCTGTTATGGATTATACTAAATCAATTTTTAAAGAAGAAATTGTAGCTGAAAAAAAACTTAAAAACAAAAGTAAATTTTTTTCAACAATGAATACAAAAACTGAGACTTACTCAAATTCATTGCAAATTATTATTGAGGACTTGGAAAATCAACAGAATCACAATGAAAAAGTCTTGAATAGATTAAAGGAAGTTTATTTTGCTATCTTAGATCTAAAAACAAGTATAGATAATTTATCTATTTCTTATATTAATAAAACCTCAATTAGAATTATTTCGAAAAAAATTAAAATGACTATTAAATTAATTAATTCATTAACAATAAATTATAAATATAAAAAGTATCATAAAACTTTAAGTTCAATTGAAAAGTTTTTAAATAAAGAATTAAAAAGAACATTTGCAAATGATAAGGTTATTGTTAATGGAGATGTTTTAAGTATTACAATGTCTGAATCAGAAAAAAAACAATTAGAAAAACTAAAAGAAAAATATATTCGAGAAGAACAAAAGATAATAAGAAGAAAAATATTAAAACAACAATTTAAAAAGCAAAATAAAATTAATAAAAGTTTAGAAACTAAATCTCAAAAAGAGGTTGAAAACAATGAAATCTAA
- a CDS encoding ABC transporter permease, protein MKSNNSFRIFVRLLKAQTFNYITDPINIILGFVLTTVTMLCWVAFKPHNVESGLLADSFVLASAIGISSIRNSQYNLNLTLANWRETRFVRNLLTTPISKKTLYTSILCFNWIVNIIVTILLISLAMLFNSQRQVITNVEWVPFFIGFILNILLSNVIALFLSTTFKNKEYVLIISLCSYFGPMYLLGLGIPWNVVGQIPSINILTYFAPHRYTIHLMQAAWVGSASNMAFPGVDSNTWLGIHGFGYGGMGWWLPALISLLWILVFISLFYLRLKNNYQFGTRKYSKYKGVKKHINNIELIKKTNSIDELKELISIAGLEYKKVKTKSPQKVKLNSNKKRGKD, encoded by the coding sequence ATGAAATCTAATAATAGTTTTAGAATTTTTGTTAGATTGTTGAAGGCACAAACGTTTAATTATATTACTGATCCTATTAACATAATTTTAGGTTTTGTTCTAACAACAGTAACGATGTTGTGCTGGGTTGCTTTCAAGCCTCACAATGTTGAATCAGGATTATTAGCTGATAGTTTCGTTTTAGCTTCTGCTATTGGTATTTCATCAATTAGAAATTCACAATATAATTTAAATTTAACTTTAGCTAATTGAAGGGAAACAAGATTTGTTAGAAATTTGTTAACAACTCCAATTTCAAAAAAAACTTTATATACTTCTATATTATGTTTCAATTGAATTGTAAATATTATTGTTACAATTTTATTAATTTCTTTGGCTATGTTATTTAATTCTCAAAGACAAGTTATAACAAATGTTGAATGAGTCCCATTTTTTATTGGTTTCATTTTAAATATTTTGCTTTCAAATGTAATAGCTTTATTTTTATCAACAACTTTTAAAAATAAAGAATATGTTTTAATTATTTCCTTATGTTCTTATTTTGGACCAATGTATCTTTTGGGTTTAGGAATTCCATGAAATGTAGTTGGCCAAATTCCGTCAATTAATATACTAACTTATTTTGCACCCCATAGGTATACAATTCATTTAATGCAAGCAGCATGAGTAGGTTCAGCAAGTAATATGGCATTCCCAGGTGTTGATTCGAACACTTGACTAGGTATTCATGGATTTGGATATGGAGGAATGGGATGATGACTTCCTGCATTAATTTCACTTTTATGAATACTAGTTTTTATATCTTTATTTTATTTAAGATTAAAAAATAATTATCAATTTGGTACAAGAAAGTATTCAAAATATAAAGGTGTAAAAAAACACATTAATAACATTGAATTAATTAAAAAAACAAATTCAATTGATGAATTAAAAGAATTAATTAGCATAGCAGGTTTGGAATATAAAAAAGTTAAAACAAAAAGCCCCCAAAAAGTAAAACTTAATAGTAATAAGAAAAGGGGTAAAGACTAA
- a CDS encoding ABC transporter permease, which translates to MNTKKIKKEYQVFSMLFVIQVKSWFKNPLNIFLGVFISLYTMLCWLAFKNNDPFLLVSGICVAMTRNSMYIYLRTIIDWRDKNFNDKLNMSNISNKTKHTSLLAFNFVSTLLICLILFAISIALFPAQIAYIKNMNILMMLFGLIICWGTCYVLALFLYTFVANSKWAIMIGLLIYFSTMYFLGLGFPFQVIIEQKWLNYILYLHPFRYSINIVQAGFVNAQNFHYINDAININVDFGFKEIKWLPYFLAIFTISGYIISLVTKRVIDSNYKFRSRNKIKRLRTESKQYIKTINETNDIEFLKRLREDRRQKD; encoded by the coding sequence ATGAATACAAAAAAAATTAAAAAAGAGTATCAAGTTTTTAGTATGCTATTTGTTATTCAAGTTAAGTCATGATTTAAAAATCCTTTAAATATCTTTCTAGGAGTTTTTATTTCGCTTTATACAATGCTATGTTGATTAGCTTTTAAGAATAACGACCCATTTTTATTAGTTTCTGGTATTTGTGTTGCCATGACAAGAAACTCAATGTATATATACCTTAGAACAATTATTGATTGAAGAGACAAAAATTTTAATGATAAACTTAATATGAGTAATATTAGCAACAAAACAAAACATACTTCCTTATTAGCATTTAATTTTGTTTCAACTTTATTAATATGCTTAATTTTATTTGCTATTTCAATAGCATTATTCCCTGCTCAAATAGCATATATTAAGAACATGAATATTTTAATGATGTTATTTGGCTTAATAATTTGTTGAGGTACATGCTATGTACTAGCATTGTTTTTATATACTTTTGTTGCAAATTCAAAATGAGCAATTATGATAGGGTTACTAATTTATTTTTCAACAATGTACTTTTTGGGATTAGGTTTTCCATTCCAAGTAATTATTGAGCAAAAATGATTAAACTATATTCTTTATTTACACCCGTTTAGATATTCAATAAACATAGTTCAGGCTGGTTTTGTCAATGCTCAAAACTTCCATTATATAAATGACGCTATTAATATAAATGTTGATTTTGGATTTAAAGAAATAAAATGATTACCATACTTTTTAGCAATTTTTACAATAAGTGGGTATATAATTTCTTTAGTAACAAAAAGAGTAATAGATTCAAATTACAAATTTAGATCTAGAAATAAAATTAAAAGATTAAGAACCGAATCAAAACAATATATCAAAACAATTAACGAAACAAATGATATTGAGTTTTTAAAAAGGTTAAGAGAAGATAGAAGGCAAAAGGATTAG
- a CDS encoding formate/nitrite transporter family protein, with protein sequence MKITKKVLLKKEHLTDEEKIHKYKNEIETLEQVDYSPLYSQDVAYHNYGYIHTFRVISDGLRLASMKQFMAGVLAGIWIGLVYAAVAYATFSINNQSITRLLTGAVFGCVILLISFLGGGFVTAHMWYNRTMFKKVERWSIFLKACGLVYAGNIVGIGIFAIIFQLSGALEHTVLKDASGEIIKTLGDHIYSSFGSAKLYEIGTAINAGETLTAGEIFKTIGYVLASAVLCNFLICLATQGSKSAKGNTVAAMVMYFLILFFFAIAGYQHCVANWFGAWMLILRVISDPNAKNANMAWAFVAFNIIPAILGNFIGALIIGTFMGLFNKEFDVLLVQEARMKFLIEEIERIENKKIKK encoded by the coding sequence ATGAAAATTACAAAAAAAGTGCTACTTAAAAAAGAGCATTTAACTGATGAAGAAAAAATTCACAAGTACAAAAATGAGATTGAAACTTTAGAACAAGTTGATTATTCTCCACTTTACAGCCAAGACGTTGCTTATCATAACTATGGATATATTCATACGTTTAGAGTTATATCTGATGGATTAAGATTAGCAAGTATGAAGCAATTTATGGCAGGAGTTTTAGCAGGTATATGAATTGGTTTAGTTTACGCAGCTGTTGCATATGCAACATTCTCAATAAATAATCAGTCTATTACTAGGTTATTAACAGGAGCTGTATTTGGTTGTGTTATCTTACTTATATCATTTTTAGGTGGTGGATTTGTTACAGCCCATATGTGATATAACAGAACAATGTTTAAAAAAGTTGAAAGATGATCCATTTTTTTAAAAGCTTGTGGTCTAGTTTATGCGGGTAACATTGTTGGAATAGGTATTTTTGCAATTATATTCCAATTATCTGGAGCATTAGAGCATACAGTTTTAAAAGATGCGAGTGGCGAAATTATTAAAACTCTTGGTGATCATATTTATAGTTCATTTGGTTCAGCTAAGTTATATGAAATCGGAACAGCAATTAATGCTGGAGAAACATTAACAGCAGGGGAAATTTTTAAAACAATAGGTTATGTATTAGCAAGTGCGGTATTATGTAACTTCCTAATTTGTTTGGCTACACAAGGTTCAAAATCTGCTAAAGGAAATACAGTTGCAGCAATGGTTATGTATTTCTTAATCTTATTTTTCTTTGCAATTGCTGGTTATCAACACTGTGTTGCAAACTGATTTGGTGCATGAATGTTAATTCTTAGAGTTATATCAGATCCAAATGCAAAAAATGCTAATATGGCTTGAGCGTTTGTAGCATTCAACATTATACCTGCGATTTTAGGTAACTTCATTGGTGCATTAATTATTGGAACTTTTATGGGGTTATTTAACAAAGAATTTGATGTATTGTTAGTTCAAGAAGCAAGAATGAAATTTTTAATTGAAGAAATTGAAAGAATTGAAAATAAAAAAATAAAAAAATAA